A single window of Zea mays cultivar B73 chromosome 10, Zm-B73-REFERENCE-NAM-5.0, whole genome shotgun sequence DNA harbors:
- the LOC103641390 gene encoding 1-aminocyclopropane-1-carboxylate oxidase: protein MVVPVIDFSKLDGAERTETLAQIANGCEEWGFFQLVNHGIPLELLERVKKVCSDCYRLREAGFKVSEPVRTLEALVDAERRGEEVAPVDDLDWEDIFFIHDGCQWPSDPSAFKKTIREYRAELRKLAERVMEAMDENLGLTKGTIKDAFSGGGRHEPFFGTKVSHYPPCPRPDLITGLRAHTDAGGVILLFQDDRVGGLEVLKDGQWIDVQPLAGAIVINTGDQIEVLSNGRYRSAWHRVLPMRDGNRRSIASFYNPANEATISPAAVQGSSGGETYPKYVFGDYMDVYVKQKFQAKEPRFEAVKAAAPKSSPAA from the coding sequence ATGGTGGTTCCCGTGATCGACTTCTCCAAGCTGGACGGCGCTGAGAGGACCGAGACTCTGGCGCAGATCGCCAATGGCTGCGAGGAATGGGGATTCTTCCAGCTTGTGAACCATGGCATCCCGCTGGAGCTTCTTGAGCGCGTCAAGAAGGTATGCTCCGACTGCTACCGCCTCCGGGAGGCCGGGTTCAAGGTGTCGGAGCCAGTGCGCACGTTGGAGGCGCTCGTCGACGCGGAGCGGCGCGGCGAGGAGGTGGCGCCTGTGGATGACCTGGACTGGGAGGACATATTCTTCATCCACGACGGCTGCCAGTGGCCGTCCGACCCGTCGGCGTTCAAGAAGACCATACGCGAGTACCGCGCCGAGCTGAGGAAGCTCGCCGAGCGCGTCATGGAGGCCATGGACGAGAACCTCGGCCTCACCAAGGGCACCATCAAGGATGCCTTCTCCGGCGGCGGCCGGCACGAGCCCTTCTTCGGCACCAAGGTCAGCCACTACCCGCCGTGCCCGCGCCCGGACCTCATCACGGGCCTGCGTGCGCACACCGACGCTGGCGGAGTCATCCTGCTGTTCCAGGATGACAGAGTCGGTGGCCTGGAGGTGCTCAAGGACGGCCAGTGGATCGACGTGCAGCCGCTCGCGGGCGCCATCGTCATCAACACCGGCGATCAGATCGAGGTGCTCAGCAACGGGCGGTACCGCAGCGCCTGGCACCGCGTGCTGCCCATGCGcgacggcaaccgccgctccattGCCTCCTTCTACAACCCGGCTAACGAGGCCACCATCTCGCCGGCGGCGGTGCAGGGCAGCAGCGGTGGTGAGACGTACCCCAAGTACGTGTTCGGTGATTACATGGACGTGTATGTCAAGCAGAAGTTCCAAGCCAAGGAGCCCAGATTCGAAGCCGTCAAGGCCGCGGCGCCCAAGTCATCTCCGGCGGCCTAA